ctcccaGCATGGCcggcggtcagggatgatgggagatgtgtTGAAGCAACACTCAGATGTCCCCACAGGTCAGCCCTCCTGTATTGGGTTCATACACTGGAAAGAATTTGCCTCTCGTGGATCATATTTTGTGCCTGGGTTTTGTGAGCTTTGCTGGGCTCCCAGGAGTTCTCAATTTGCAGAGAGAACGGGGAAGGGAGGGAACCCCAATCCCAAAAGATGAAGGCGAGGTTTGCTCAAGGCTGTGAATCTGGGTGGGGCGCCTCGGGTGTTCTCCTCTGGGTCCTCCTTTGCTCCtgaaaacctttctctctccGCACAAACCTTTCCCCTTGCAAATCAGATTGGAAACCCTCCCCCTTATGGGGCTGGCAGGCCTCCCAGTGAGGGTCTCTTGCATGGGGTGCCCTCCTGTGGGGTCGAGGCATACGGAGGGCGGCACGCCCAGCATGGCCCGAGAGGCCCAGCCAGAGCCAAGGAGTCTAATTTGAGCTCTTTCCAAAGCCCTGCCCACGTTCCATGGAAGACTCCGCCAACCCCATAATTAGTGGGACGGGACAGGTTTTGCGGCCGGACCAACTGGTTCAGACTTTCCGTGTTGATGAGACGCTCCTTCTTCGGTTTTCAAACCATCATATCTATGTAGCTTGTGAATTGAATGGTGCCTTTCCTCCACCCTAGAAACGGTCCTCTCTGTCAGACCTTCCAGGTgtgcttattttccagggacagtcctggatttacagaagccttcccggtttctgattcgatcctgtttttccttagggtgtccctgttttcactggagaaaggttggaggtgTCAGCCAAGGTGCTGGATGGGATCCCATTGCCCAAGGCACAGCAAAGTTGAGAAGATCCATAAGTGGGAAGATCCATGTGGGAGCACCCAATTTTGGCCTCGCACCGTATTACGAAAGATGACcaaagtccccccaccccattagCAATGTGTTTTGGGAAAGCTCTCTGTGCATGCTTGGAGGCATGCGCCTTCGCTGTCGCACACTGCATGCAGCCAGAGGGTACAAAGAGCTGTGCTTTACAAATGACTGAAGCAACGGCAGGCAACTCTCGCACACAGAACAACTTGAGGCTCCCAGCAGAGAGCCTGGCCAGGTGGCTCAAGGGGCTTGGGAAACAGCGATGGCGGCATTGTCCCTGCATGGTCCAGGCCAGCTCTAATTCCTAGCAccctcaaactacagttcccaggttgaGTGGCTGGTTCTGCTCAATTTGGTCACAGCCTCTGAAAAAGCCTTCAGGTGGGTGCCTCCCCACCCGTGGGACCCTCTCCCCCTTTTGGGTCCCCTCACCTAGCCTGGATCTGCCCCCCTCTTCTTGCCGGGGGCCATTGCCCTCCCTCCCCCTGTCTCTTTCCCAGCGAAGGAGGCTGCGAAATTAAAAGCAGCCTTCCAGGGCTTCTTAATCcatcccaggcctctctgccttGGCGCTTtcccaggatggggggggggggagcgagggaGAGAAGGCCCTTCCCCGCTGGGGACACAGCCAGAGCCAGCCTTGGCCTAACCCTGCCGGAGATTGCAGAGGCACCTGGCAattaaagaaggggggaaagcacaccCAGCTCGGGCGTTCCCTGCTTGGCTCCCCCCAGGTGCCCTTGGAAACCAGGGAAGGTGTCCTAGACAACCGCAGGTTGTGACGCTGTGGCTTCATGCAGGTTTTGCACAGGGGCCGTTGCACGGCGATGGAGGCCTCTGtgaatctcatttttaaaagtacGTCGCCGTCGGAGAGgagcaaaacagaacaaaagggtTTGCTGTCAAGGAAGGAAAAGCTTAGTACAGTTatgttttttggagggagggggagggtcaGGAGATGTCTTGCACTTAAGGATGTTGAgtcgtaatctcctttcttgcaacttgaagccactggttcgagtcctgtccttcagagcaggaggaaaGCGACTCAGGCGCTTAGAAAGTTgtcctcttccatgtggcaggcCTTGAGATATCGGAAGATGTCTCTCCTATCTCAGGCTAAACACCTGAAAAGGCTCCTTTAACCATTCCTCAtcgggtttccagacccttgatcatcttagttgtcctctgcacaccttccagcttgtcaacatccttcttaaattgtgatgcccagaactggacacaggattccagatgtggtctgaccaacgcagaatagagtagtacttcccttgatctggaccccAGATGTTTAGTgtcctgttgatgcagcctggaatagcattcactttttttgatgctgcatcacactgttgattcgtGTTAAGCTTTTGGTCCACCCAGacccctaggtccttttcacatgtactgctagtgagccaagtgtcccccccccccaatcctataTTTGCACATCTAAGTGCAGaatctgacatttgtccctatggaAATTCAGTTTGTCAGCTTGCGCCtggttctccagtctgttaaagtcatttcgaatcctgattctgtcttcttagctacccctcccagtttggtgttgtCTGCAAATTATACTTGACCCCACCCAGGAACAGCTGTggtgcaggattcctgcattgcagggggttggaccaaatgacactagggggtcccttccgacttgACAGATCTGTGGCTCTAGCcctgaccactgagcatgctggctCTTGTGAGGGTTCAAGTCCACAGCTGCAAAGCTACAAGGGAAGAGGAGCTGCCGTTTCTCTGTTTACTCCTGAACATGTCTCTCTCTCAACCCTCTCCCCCTGCTGTTTGGCCACtaccatttttaattttattttttcatttgccCCCAAAATTGGGGTGAAATCAGGGCTCCTTCCTTGCACCCCAGCCCAGGTGGCCTCAGAAGCCATTGACTGTGACATGTCAGGGGAAAAGGAAACCTTAATAAAAAGAATATATAAAGGAGAGGCAGCAGAGGGGGGAGCACAGAGAAGCGATTATTTTTATCCGCTGAGCAAAGGCCTGGAAGCATTTCTTCTGCTCTGCTTAGTGCGCAGCTATTCCAGATTCGGGTGGTGGGGGCTGTCGTGACTCATGGCTCTGGAAGAGGAGAAGCGCGTCTCCCCGAGGGAGGGGGAGAGCGCACCCTGTGGCTCCCATGGGTGCTGGAAAGAAACACCTGCTTCCACCCCACGGAAAAGGGTGGCCTGCTGACAAGGTGCTGCGGGGAAAGAGCATTTGGAGAGACTAGTGAGTTAGGGCGAGAGAGGCAGACATCTGTCCTGCCCTCAAGCTTGCAACCAGGAAAGACACGAGATAAAAGGAAAACAGttcaggagggaagaggaaatacTCAAGCTCATCATGTTCCaggcctatctagctcagcattgtccacactgactggcagcagcagctctccagggtttcaggcaggggagattcctagtcctacctgcagatgccacccaggattgaagctgggaccccctgcatgcagagcagattctCTGCATCGGCTGCCACAAGTGGGTGGAGGTGAAGCTGCTCTCAGGCCCTGCATGGGGGCTTCACTTTGTGGGGGCCTAGCTGGCCGCTGTGGGGGCACGATGCTAGCCTGGACGAGCCAGCTGCTGCAGGGCtctttagattattattattattattaataccctgttcatctggctgggtgaccccagccactctgggcggctcccaccaaaatattaaaagcacaataaaacttcaaacattgataatcagggctgccttcagatgtcttctaaaagtcagatagttgtttatttccttgacatctgatgggagggcattacaCAGGGCAGGCGcgaccaccaagaaggccctctgcctggttctctgtaacctcacttctcgcagagagggaaccgccagaagaccctcgggaAGAGGACCCcggtgtccaggctggacgatgggggtggagacatcaGGGATACAGGGCTGTTTAGgcctttcaaggtcagcaccaacactttgaattgtgctcgggaaTGTCCTGGGATGTCCTTATCCATTTAAGAAATCTTTCAAAAACAAGCTTTGCCTGGGAATCCAAGCGCCACACCCGCCTCTGGATCTGGCCAGCCTCCAGAGCCACATTTCGCAAAGGGCAAAGTGTTCCAGGGGCAGGAGTTGCTGTGGGTGGAGGGGGCTGAGACAGGCCACTTCCACTAGCAGACTGACCGCTCCCTGAGCCTGTCAGCTCACGCCAAGCGCTGCCACGATATGGACTTCTTGCAAGACAGtgaaacaacaaaacaagatTTGCAAGCTGTGTTTTGAGAACTGAAGGGGAATGGGAGCTCTCTTGGGCCCCTCCAGCAGAAACGCAGACGCCAAACAGCCGATTCCAAGTTTATTCTGCTCGTAAACTTAAAACTGGGTTacaaagcacattttttttaattaaaaaaaaaaggaaaggaaagaatggtTGCAGTTTGTTTTCTGGCTCCGACCAACTGCTGCTGATATCACAGAGGTGGCCGACGCAGCTTCCCGAGAGATTCTCAGAAGGGTCACACAAACGGGATGCTTTAGCTCAGAGGCTGAGGCAATAAATTCCACCTGGGAGGGAACTGGGTGTGTGGAGATTTTGGAAGCAGAGATTAGCCTGactccttccagatgttgctggattggaGCTCCCATCAGCACCCCAGAATATTGGCTGTGCGGATGGGAGTCTGGTAGCATCCTGGGGGACGAATGGGCACAGATCACCTCCTGCATGATCTACCGCACATTATTTCCTTCCCCTTCTGGCTGCTCAACAAATATCCCTGGGAAATATCTGGGGGGcaatgggctggggggggggaaggctgaaCAAGAGAGACAGGACCAGAGGGAGCCTGGGAGACTAAACTCCTGCTGAAGGTGTGATGGAAGCCCAGGTGGAACCAGCAAAATTCCCTTGTCCTGCGCTACCTGTCCATCCACCTTGCTCCCCAAAAACTGAACCCAGAGCTGAAGTTGCCTTCGACAAGTCCCATTTTCTAATAAAAAGAAAGCTACATCGTTTAATCCTGACACTCCGAGTGGAAAGCCTCGCTTGTCCTCTCCGTTACTGTCGTTCCGAAGGATGGCAAGGAAACAATTccaaaaaagggtggggggagggaaaaggTGACGCCGAATTACCCCTCCAAAAGGTTATCCAGATTCTCAAGTTAAGAGCTAAACTGTGTGGATGCCCTCAGGGGAGACACCTTTAAACACTCATTTCTAATAAATGgtacttaaaagcaaaaagagacAAAAACTAGAAGCCAGTTGCTTCCGTCTCCCCCGAGGTATGTGGAAACAGAGGGACCTAAGAGTTTCTTTTGTGGGTGAAGAGGGACGGCGGACCAGCCTTCCTGGCATGGTGTGGCACTTGAGTCTGGGACACCATCTTTGGCTCCTCACTGCTTGGCTGCCTGACGCCCAGGCTTCTTCTCCTGCTGTCCTCCTCGGCCGCTGCCTGGGATCCCCCCTCGTCCACGGCCACCAAacacacctgggggggggagaaaagaggaagggggTGAGCTCAGGGGAATCGCTTTGCGAGGGGAGGCTCTCGCGCcctgcggtggtggtggtggtaatagtaatagtagtagtagtaataataataataataataataataataatttatttgtaccactctgggcggctcccaaccaaaaattaaaaacacaatatagcattaaaccttaaaaacttcccaatacaaggctgccttcagatatctgccacgggggccggattaggcccccaataCGGagtttggacatgcctggcttatgaataagactgtggcgtctttattctcttaggagggattcaaggggtcttaccaggaaaatattagaacgcATTTCAATCTGAagaagccagattgaattgtgtttttttttaagaaactcacacgagtttgcaactagttttctgctgcgtaagaaggggaatgcactctgctaagtggaGAAACTTGCTAGCacgagttaggaaggatattatatTAATAAACAACCACCCTCAGCATTCCTACAGTCAAGGCCAGCCCCACCCCCCCGGCCGCAGCCCTCTGAAGTGGGAGATTCcccggcagccccccccccgagctccGGAGAGAGGCTCACCCCGGCCGGTACCGCCGACTCCGCGCcctttctgctgcttctgctgctgcatcccGCCCCGGCCTCTACCCTTGGACACCACCTCCTCCTTGACCATGTCAATGATCTCGTCCGGGATGCGAAGGTACTTGATGGTGCTGCCGCGGATGTAGCACTCAGGCATCCGCCAGAACTTGTCTCCGTCCTGCCcgagagaaaagagagaacagAACTGGGTtcaactgcaactaatccagaatgtggcagccagactggcgactgggagtggagaccatataacaccagtcctgaaagacctacattggttccttTCTgatcacaattcaaagtcttggtgctgaccttgaaagccccaaacggcccTGTAtctctgaaggagcgtctccacccggacaccggggtccatctcccaagggccttttggcagttctcccccctgcaagaagtgaggttgcagggaagcaggcagaaggccttttcagtggtggcgcctgccctgtggaacgccct
The genomic region above belongs to Lacerta agilis isolate rLacAgi1 chromosome 18, rLacAgi1.pri, whole genome shotgun sequence and contains:
- the LSM4 gene encoding U6 snRNA-associated Sm-like protein LSm4 — encoded protein: MLPLSLLKTAQNHPMLVELKNGETYNGHLVSCDNWMNINLREVICTSRDGDKFWRMPECYIRGSTIKYLRIPDEIIDMVKEEVVSKGRGRGGMQQQKQQKGRGVGGTGRGVFGGRGRGGIPGSGRGGQQEKKPGRQAAKQ